Sequence from the Clostridia bacterium genome:
GCCGGGCTCGCCGCCCTGCTGTTTGGCATGAAGACAGCCACCGCGGGGCTCGCGCGCCTGGCCGCCGGCCGGCTCGCCGCCGCCGTCCAGCGGGCCGGCCGGCGGCCGTGGCTGGCCTTTCTCGTGGGCGCCGCCGTCACGGCCGCGGTGCAGTCGTCAAGCGTGGTC
This genomic interval carries:
- a CDS encoding Na/Pi symporter, with product MTIVDAIELVAGLAALLFGMKTATAGLARLAAGRLAAAVQRAGRRPWLAFLVGAAVTAAVQSSSVVTILLVGLADAGLLDLSAAACLVLGANVGTTLTAHLLAFG